The Vicia villosa cultivar HV-30 ecotype Madison, WI linkage group LG1, Vvil1.0, whole genome shotgun sequence genome includes a region encoding these proteins:
- the LOC131617071 gene encoding uncharacterized protein LOC131617071, with translation MLRRARNGYEERGIRPLWMGENVFKEMLVYWKSDEFKKKSEKAKKRRASERGAANHRAGSISIADHAERMAVAKRRAPLMQELHERTYRGRDGEYCDDRARDTQAEYQRLKKEFLAKHPELGGPHGRYPLDPAIDQYLWLQASKGKKRNGKIYATGPLASNYKKGDRYSLFRRIADGEGSSRPPTLTPEITETIKQLAQSEAARENEALRKKQMELEEALRLSQEQMMLTQQQIQQQVQQQIQQQMQQQMQQMQQFFRQQYGGGGFGAVGNQRVVDENDKESENNADDPDPK, from the exons ATGCTTAGGCGTGCCAGAAATGGATATGAAGAAAGAGGGATCAGACCTCTATGGATGGGAGAAAATGTGTTTAAAGAAATGCTTGTTTATTGGAAATCAGATGAGTTTAAGAAAAAATCTGAAAAAGCAAAGAAACGTAGAGCATCAGAAAGGGGAGCCGCCAATCATAGAGCCGGAAGCATTAGTATTGCTGATCATGCTGAACGAATG GCTGTGGCTAAGAGAAGAGCTCCATTAATGCAAGAGCTTCACGAGAGGACTTATCGGGGAAGAGATGGAGAGTATTGCGACGACCGTGCTAGAGATACTCAA GCGGAGTACCAAAGGTTGAAGAAGGAGTTTTTAGCTAAACATCCTGAGCTAGGCGGTCCACATGGACGATATCCTCTTGATCCAGCTATTGATCAGTATTTGTGGTTGCAAGCAAGTAAGGGAAAGAAGAGAAATGGAAAAATTTATGCTACAGGACCTTTAGCTAGCAACTACAAAAAAGGGGATAGGTATTCTTTATTTAGGAGAATTGCAGACGGGGAAGGATCTTCACGTCCTCCGACATTAACCCCTGAAATaactgaaacaattaaacaactAGCTCAGAGTGAAGCAGCACGTGAAAATGAAGCATTGAGAAAAAAACAAATGGAGTTGGAGGAAGCATTGAGACTTTCACAAGAGCAAATGATGCTTactcaacaacaaattcaacaacaagtgcaacaacaaatacaacaacaaATGCAACAACAAATGCAACAAATGCAACAATTCTTTCGACAACAATATGGTGGTGGTGGATTTGGAGCGGTTGGTAACCAAAGAGTAGTAGACGAGAATGATAAAGAAAGCGAAAATAATGCGGACGACCCGGATCCTAAgtga